In the Rhododendron vialii isolate Sample 1 chromosome 2a, ASM3025357v1 genome, agagaaggaaaaaaagagcgCAAAAAGGCACTATTCAATACTTCGCTATCAACTTGTTTTTTCAACGCTTTTTAAAGCCAACAGGCTacaatcaatcaattttcatttaaaaaatactttaaaCATGCACCAAGCTCATAATGATATAATCTGAATCGGTCATTTTATAGGACTTGTTGAGAAGTTTATTCCTgaaaaaaattatcttcttcAAACATCTAGgtatctaacaaaaaaaaatatttagaaaaCACAATGTTATCTGATACCTAACTATATCCGATCAAAATGAATTTTCCCATTCATGATCTTCTCAATGATACCAATAGCATtgttgatccaaaaaaaaaacacggtACCAATAACATTAGTGTTTCGGATCATCTCAACACCATGTCTCTAAAAAAGATGGTTGCAATTATTATTGTTAGTACTTAATGGACAAATGGCCCGGTTCCATAACAAGAAagaagtctttattttttaaaagacaatttcaagctaaaaaataatagatttactgaaatctaaaaatatgcaatatagatcttgtttgaaagatctcgataagaacTTTTATACagtacaaaaaaatcaaaattttattttttatttacattattttttagtttaaaaatatgaaataaatacttattttttattattaaaaaaaagtagtattttttttgtccagcTTTTCATTTGGGTCCTTGCGTGGGTTGCGAGATGGGGAATGACACAAGAATGTCGTGGGGTAATTTTCTGTTTGTCGGGCCATGCccaaaacattttatttttcattccccataaaaaaaaaaagtaaaatatagtAAAAGAGTTAATGCAATCCTAATATATGTCCCTAGGGCACATATTAACAATACTCGTATTGAAAAGTGGGAcaggtattttggtaatttgacacacaaaaaacaaaaatgaagagtGTGGTTAGTAAAAAGAAGAGTGCAAAAATCCACTTCCCCTTTATCTGTTTTCTAAACTATATACTTGTATTAGGAAGTGACTTTTCATGTGAAGGATAGTGGATGCAACACGGGGCGCACCTTCAaaaatcatactccctccgtaccaaaatctttggtttttttcggtatttgtgtcatttttttaaactcttatatctctcaatttatgatattttttaataatttttaaaattttgtattatagatctaatcgagaactatcaaacaagatccatattgtttATTATTGGAGATTTTTATTGGAAGATACGAGCGAttgaaaattgacacaaatGTCGAAAAAGTCCAAACAATATGGGAGAGTAAATAAAacagaataaattctttacaccgtcggtgtaaacatttattttctccaaatcaattgcattgcgacgcgtgtcaaaatagtggtctcaattaataaaatatggcgacgtggcgcaatgcaattgatttggaggaaacatttacaccggcggtgtaaagaatttattctctaaataaaaatgttttgaaatgaAGTTACCTTAGAAAGAGGGATAAATTATAGTTAATCCCCTCTAACTAAGTCTTGCGAACACTTTACTCCtttcaacttctttttttggtacttaACCCCATCTAACTATTGGAAATGCTAAACCAACGAACTTCCCTAACGGAGAGAAAGTAAGTAACAATTTTGCCCTCTATTGAAAAACAAGGAAACAGATGAAAACCCAATGTTATCGAGTCCTGGATAGGAGCAAAAAATGGAACATGTCAACGCCTATCTCTCTCTGTCTACTTCTTTAACCCTTCTTCCACTTTCcttccctcccccccccccccccccccccccccccacactctctctctgtgtgaCTAACTTCCGTTCCACtgaatttttcttcaatttccccccccccccccccacactctctctctgtgtgaCTAACTTCCGTTCCACtgaatttttcttcaatttctttccACTATATTTTTCTGTATGATGGGTAACGGATTGGGGAAAATCGGTGCTTGCTTCACTAGCGACGATAATCGTCGCAAAGACCAGGCCgtactagggctgcaaacgaaccgagccacTTGCGAGCGGctcgcagctcggctcgttagtggctcgttcaggttcggctcggaagttaaacaaacgagctcgagccgattttttcagctcgttttgtaaacgagccgagctcgaagctaggataagctcggctcgagtcagctcgcgagccggggtatatatacttaaatttaagatttttattgttatttcataatttgttttttccgttttcactttctagtcaaCCAAGGGAAGTGAGAACACACGCACAACAGTACACCCTCGCTccatagaaaaatgaaagatatataccttcacaatcaaaatatttttggttatattaggcctatgcgatgatatatatacatttttcgttagttcgttaaggctcgtgaacaagctcgagctcgagtcaagccaaggcctgctcggctggagctcgactcgttaagttttcattgagctcgagctcgagttcgttaaaaatttaataaacaagcttgaacaccgtaaagctcggctcggctcgtttgcagccttaTCAGGTACCTATCGGACATGGTGACAATGGTTTTAAACGCTAGTATGAGGGACCGATCGGGGTTTGCGCCGCGATTCTGCCACCGGTCGAGCGACGACGAGAATAAGTCGGAAGTAACGCCAAATTCAGGTGCGGGCGAGAGTGGGATCTTGCAGAGGTCCATCTGAAGACACATCGTGACGATGAGTCGACGACGCTTTTCATACACAAAACCTAGTTTGAACCTAGCTGTAAGTGCAGCGATAAGCGATGGAGAGGGTCATCAGAAAAATTAGGCAAAAGAGATATACTAGAAGGTAAGAAGGAAGGCTCAAGGTGTCCCCATAGTTCTTTGCCTTTGATATATGTTCAGAATTGGAATTCCCAAAGCAAAGTCATTCTTCCCCGAAAATCGGATGCAAAGAAAATCAGTATTTTATGTTGGGCTTGGAGATGATGGTGGATAGTTCGCCAACGGGGAGGAGGGGGTTGCTGGGCCCACCGCGAACCAGGTCATTGCTGCCGGACTCGTTGATCTAGTGGGACTTCACGACCAAGCCACACTCCGAGCACACGGTGTCACCGGCCTAGTGGTCGTACACCATCTCCGTCGCGAATTTGTTTAGGTATATAGGTGATCGGAGGGATTTTGTGATGGGTGATTGGGTGTGATTTGCATTTCCGATTGCGGATTTGCTGATTTGGGTCGTACACCATCTCTGTCGTGGATTTGCTTGTGTATTTGGTTTCCGGCCGAGtggtctttgtttttgttttctgtttcgGATGTAAACGTAGAGAAGAACAAAAAGTTTCGCATGTAGATGTGGAGAAGAGAAAGGGCAATAAtgtctttgaattttttgatgaGAGGGCATGTGAGTTACATGTgacattttccatccaatttgtAACGGAATGCAAACGGAAGTTATATTTCCATTAGTTTGAGGTGGttaagtaccaaaaaaaaaaaaaggtttgaggGAATAATGTGTCCCTGAGACATAGTTTGAGAGGATTAACTATAATTTACcctagaaagaaagaagaaagtgCTGAAATAGAAATAAATCTTTTAAAATTGTTAGTCAACAATTTGTGGCATACATTTTCACTCATCTCAAAGCTTGTTTGCTAGCCGGATTATTTGCCTGAATTAACTATTTGCCTAGACTAAACTAATTTTGGACATGTAAGGGATAGGAGTTTGGTGAATAcactctctctgactctctctctaaCCTAGCCGCCACCAATATCTTTCATCCCATCTCCCTAGGGTTTCACACCCTTGTATGGCGGTAGGAGGAGAAGACCTctatactttttaatttttttgtttttcttccatCTCTTTAGGTCAATAACTTGTCGTTTGATCcatgagagttttgtctcttgtTTTCTCGAGAGTTTAGTTTCAACTTTAGACAAATATTTGTCTACAGATTGTGTTCTCTTCACAGACGATGTTACTTCACAATGATATATGTGCCAACAAGGCTCTTACCTTACATAATGTTTTTGACAGGGCAATTCATGGAGGCTCGTCAAGTTTGTAGTTTTTAAGAAGTTCGTTGGTGAGTTTATACTTAGTTAGAGTCCATCTAATCATCTATGTATTTGTTGTCTTTTATCTTTAGCTAGCACTTCATCTCTTTTGAGATTGCTGATTCTCAGGATGAATATATAACAGATCGCGAGTTCCGTTGTTTGCGTCAGACTCAACGTTTGAGTCAGGGTAAAATACATTGACTGCCTagtgtttttcttgttttcaatagttagatgattattttggttttgtcgAAGATATTTGTAATAAACTCCGTTATGTAAGTACCGCTAgactataaaaaaataaaagctaaCTCTGGACTAGTTAATCCATTGTTTTGGTAGGCATTACACATTTGGACTAATAAATCCTGAGACTAATTAAACAGTTCCTCTTCAGCTGGACTATTTATGGCCACCCAATCATCCAAATCATTAGTCCCTCTTCTAAAACTACTCAAATTACTCTTTTCTGCAACTTCCATTTGTTGAGAGACTTTGCCAAACTACTCTTTTCCATCCACTAGAGCTTTCTCCCCTGCACCAGTACTCCCACCGCATTCCTGATATGGGGCATGCATAGTAGGCCTAGCCTTTATTCCCCCCACTATTATTCACTCTCAAAATGGACATTTGTTCCACAATTACAAATGTTGAACCTAGATTTTAGAATGCCTACCCATTACTTTAAGGATGACATGTCCATAACTGGAAAAAACCCGATTACTATTAAAGAAATGTGAAATGCATAAGAGACAATGAAGGTTTCATACCTTAAAAGTGAAACACAGGAGGAATCCATGCTTTGTCAAGATGGTTGTTTCACCTGCCTCTCCAGTGGAGGTGTGAGTTCAAGCCCCAGGGGGCGTGACTAGTGTCCAAGGGTTATGGATAGTCTCTGGACTCCTTGTgtactaagagcatccgcaatgggaataatcaaaatcaataaccaaaatgtgtcacgtcagtatttgattatccatttagttcataatcaaatttaacaacctttatctccacattggttatttttgcatctctataaaaaaaaaccccatagtACGCAATACACCTATGTCCAATttcaaacgagtttcaatcacacacccgaccacaccaaattattcgtctcgatgagacgattctaaggtcatccacagtggtataatcaaatgccaattatttttaaagttaacgatgttggtgcaaaagattactcacaatggtataatcaaacttagcaactgtaacgccccgattttttgaaaataaaatcgaaggttttaaatattgatttctaaaaatttattgaattaaaattcaaaatccaaaccggataattcaccctaaagttttgtctattacaaattatcgtagaattactgaaaatagtctttgtggtaataaactaaacaaaataacagagccatcttctaagtttggtacggatcccaagcatattctggctcagctcccacctctgggttctcttcCGCATAAAACTGATCACCTTCGGGAtttggtgtctcttcttgattatctgcaaaatctggcacggaagccaggcaatccgtacctgagtgaacgaGTTCACCCCGAAGTATAATCCAACTCAACTACctttcttactttacagttagcatgcAGCAAgataataatagtgcgaaaaagtaatacagagtttgttccacataaatcagttcattactatccattaacttgacgtgaaatctaagatccctccgcgagatctttcctccctcaaccgctagccatgctcggtcccatgagatcacttccctttgctatCGCCgatgcacctaagttatgtaccgagtatgcatcccaataactacaacaaggggaaagcttatcatgcctgaatcacaaccaGGGTTttctatcttatataccacttcgcCATCATCACTGGatacacgccagtttatcaattcatcactggacacacgccagtttcaatctcatcacaaatctcaacatcacgcctgcaggcaatctagaaataaaactttccaattcatccattatctagtatcgtctaggtgaattctactcgcataccacctcatgtctctagggtccaatctagcattcaaaatcaagtaatagtgcaatatacaattaaaacgaataataattgaaacaaACTACAAGTAAACAATCACAcaaccttttatgaatgggtcgttgcccttaatctcgtatggtcacaatgtcaataataaagtaagagttttaaaagaaattaaaagggaaattttatgggctcttattaattaattctaaaataatagattaattaaaaactaattaaatacattaattagataaaaatattgaaataattATCATGActttaataagagtcctaaaggtcctatgcaaccagtggagtgtcaaaagttAGGTTCGGAGGGCCAcggaattaatttaaataaagacgttaaataaagtggccgaaagtgaagtaaatagataataaataatttacaaatttaaaatatgctatggttaacaaaatttcatcttcagaatataaagagtctaaataaaattattcgggtatttataataaggtttataaggtcgtaaagaatttttgatcggaaatgctatagaaataacaataaatagtaaattaaataaaaaaatattaatttaacaaaatatcatctttgagatataaggagtctaggaaaaattagtttgggtgttaaaacgttgtttggaaggtcgcaaagatttttcgtttgcaaactttgatagataacgaataaataatttaataaatagataattaaataaaaaaaatatgatcttaacaagttatgatctttgatgtgtgaaaagtctaggaaaaatagttcgggggtcaaaaatagtgttcgggatgtcgaaaagtcgattcgatCAAAAACTGTACCCACCGCAAGGTCTGACCGGGTTGACCTTGCGGCCCGCAACGTCAGAGACCTGGTTCTTGCGGCTGGAGCAACCCGAAGGTTGCGGCCACAAACTCCATGTCAGATTTCgtttttttgattgttttggttcggtttcgatgcatgggacCACGAGGGCTATTGGGTTAAGTATAataacacttaatatacttagaggagtgtttggaagggattataataccttggtttggatcgaattgattttagaacgaaacttgatttttggagaAGACAACTTCAGTTTTGGCGATCGAGGGAtcttgggctcgaattgaatgatgcttggggatgcttggggttgagggaagagattggaatgatcaattcAGGTCTCGGTTGGTCGTGGCTATGAAactcacttttctctctctttctttctctctctaaaactccatggattggagtttCGTTCTctccgaattctctctctcttctggactggtggggcgtggagATTTTTGTGGTATGTCCTAGGGTCGGATTaatgaggtatatatataggagaatttttataaaagttgataaaattgagttttaatgGAATTCTAACTCTTGGCTTGAGATGGACGAAATAAGGGTGGAGATGTGATCAGGGAGAGGGAGTAGAgtctgagtaggagagggagaggtggaagGAATTTCgtaatatgcatgcatgcaaataaaaataaataaaataggatAATTAGAATAGGATAATTATGTTTGTAATATATATCCTATTAaggaattaattatttttattatcaataatactaattatatgatattattattaataaaaatatcgggttgttacaacctatcccccttaacaAAATTTCGTCCTTGAAATTAGAGTGTACCTTTAAGAGGAAACAGATTCGGGTAGTTGGCGCGCATAGTATCCGTTCGTTCCCAGGTTGATTCCTCGATTCCTCTATGTCACCAAAGGATTCGGACGAGTTGAATGGTTTTTCCTCGAATGCACTTCTCACTATAGTCTTGGATTTCCACTAGCTGTTCCTCGAGAGTGACGTCCTCGTTGAGTTTGATGTTTTCCTAATTGATGATGTGGGAAGGATGTGCCATGTACTTTCGGAGCATTGACACGTGGAACACGTTGTGAACTCGGTCCAGTTGTGGCGGTAGTGCTAGGCGGTATGCCACTTCTCCAATTTTCTCGAGGATCTCAAAAGGGCCAATGTATCGTGGTgacagttttcctttctttccgaATCGGATAACTCCTTTTCATGGTCTGATCTTCAAGAACACATGTTCTCCAACCTGAAAGGTCAATGGTCTGGTCCTCTTGTCAGCGTAGCTCTTTTGTCGACTCTGCGCGGTTAGGAGCCGTTGGCAAATGGTTTGGATCTTTTCTGTCGTCTCTCGGACTAACTCTGGTCCTAGTAAGCTTGCTTCTCCCAATTCAGCCCAACAAACTAGCGATCGACAAGGTCGCCCATACagagcttcgtatggtgccatGTCTATGCTGGATTGATAGCTGTTATTGTAGGCGAACTCAACTAGGGGCAGGTGTCGTTCCCAACTTCCTTTAAAGTCCAAAACACAGGCGCGGAGCATGTcttctaagatttggattgttcTTTCGGATTGTCCGTCCATCTGTGGGTGAAATGCGGTGCTGAGACGAAGGTCGGTTCCTAAAGCTTTCTGCAGGCTACCCCAAAAGGTCGATGTGAATCATGAATCTCGATCACTCACGATGGATACGGGTACACCGTGTAATCGCACTATTTCTCGGATGTAGAGCGTGTTGAGGGAGTCCATCGAATCAGTCATCTTCATGGGTAAAAAGTGGGCGGATTTGGTTAAACGGtcaactatcacccaaatggcggTGTTTGATTGTGGAGACCTTGGCAATCCTGTCACAAAACCCATGGCAATATATTCCCATTTCCATCCAGGTATAGGTAATGGTTGTAGGGTCCCACCGGGTTTCTGATGTTCCGCTTTTACTTGCTGGCAGGTGAGGCATGATGAGACGTATTTGGCCATATCTCTCTTGATTCCAGTCCACCAGTACTGTCGGCGGAGGTTTTGGTACATCTTGGTGCTTCCTGGGTGGACGGCGAAGTTGGAATGGTGGAATTCCTTAAGTACTGCTTCCCGGAGGGTACCGATGTTCGGTACAAAGATTCTTCCCTGGAAGCGGAGGCTCTTGTCAGCGTGAATTTCCCACCCAGCTGCTGCTTTCCCAATTGAGAATTGGTGTCTGATGAAATCACACTCTTGTTCAAAGGTTTGGGCTAAAAGGATTTCTCGATGTAAGGCTGGGGTTGCGACTACAGCGAAGAGACACGCGTCGGTGCCCTCTCTGGTAGGCCGTAGTTTGAATCTGTTAAGGTCTTCCATCATCTTCCATTCTCTTATAGCTAAACTAGCCACTTGTTCTCGGTTCTTGCGACTCAGTGCATCAGCGACTACGTTTGCTTTTCCAGGATGATAGGACATCGTGAAGTTGaaatcctccaagtattccaccCATCTCCTTTGTCTCATGTTCAGCTCTTTCTGggtaaataagtatttcaaacttttgtggtccGTAAATACCTCGAACTGCTCTCCGTATAGATAGTGTCGCCAAGACTTTAGGGCGAATACTACCGCTGCTAGTTCCAAATCGTGAGTTGGATAGTTCCTTTCATGCGGCCTCAACTGTCGGGATCCGTAAGCAACtacttttccattttgcatgagtACAGCTCCCAATCCATCTCTGGATGCGTCGCAGTACATGGTATACCCTGCGTCTCGTTCAGGTATGATCAATATAGGAGCGCTAGTCAGCCTCTTCTTAAGTTCTTGGAATGATCTCTCACATGTTTCGTTCCATTCAAACTTAACCCCTTTTTGGGTCAATCGCGTCAATGGTTTTCCTAAGATGGAGAAATCCTGAATGAATCTTCCGTAGTAGCCGGCTAATCCAAAGAAACTTTTAATCTCGAATACCGTAGAAGGTCTTTttgcttgcgaccttaatgtgtgttgcaataagaatgccccaagcgtagggctaggtcggttgaaagcataataataatACCCAGAAGTCCAGGGTCGAATCctcagggagcgcatccataacttgtcTCAGAGATTAGCTTGAAGAGagttttagcgttaggaccgccaaccgaTCTTCGGcatttagacagccaacttgaaagatttggttaactggctacttaacctaactacggctttttgaCTGGAGGTTAAACTAAAGGCTCGGTCTAGGGATAACTAACAACCATAACGCAAAGATAAGctcgattcttctctttttaacgAAAGTGTTAAACATGTCTGGGGTCCTTTTTGAGCATTTAGACAAACACGAGGAGGGACATAGCTCTAggtatcaaatgtggcaaaaggattaacccttgcctacatttgatccaAGAGAGTAACACCTCAAGGTTTTGATTCATAAAATAGGTCCATGCCATGTTTAAGCTGGAAAACAAGAGTTCTCGAGAGGAGAACGAGCCCACCCCTGGTTACGGGATGTTAATCATCCCATAACCTAGCCttgctacactactcacacataatgaaAGGAGAAGTGATATGGATTAGGATTCGGATGAGAGAACACGAAATCATGctgaaaacagaaataaaaactAGATTAATAAGGATCCCGATGGAACTTACAACATTAATGAAAGCaatcctcctccaaatctcccaaTCAATGCTCCATTAATAATGGAAAAAAGAGTTTGTGAGAAGAGgcggtagagagagaaaagagctGATGTCTAAGAACATAACATAACCCTAAAAACGTGCAAAAGAGTATTTATATCACCCCTTTaaagttacaaaagaaaaagaaaaagaaaatagaaatctgcagaaactggggcttcctaccggtaggcattgatctcctaccggtagaacggcTTCGAGCAAAAAGGGGGACACTGAAGAATCcggcttcctaccggtaggcattgatctcctaccggtagaacttgaatgGTGCAACTTTGTGACCTCTCTGATCAGGCGTTGGACCGGTAGAGCAGgccctcctaccggtaggaatgaGATTAtaccggtaggcattgatctcctaccggCAGAACTTTCTTTTCTACGAATTTTGATCAGCTTCTTCTGGACTTCTCCAAACTCTCCGAGGCTTCGACACAGCTCCTCCGGACTCCGCTATCGCTTCATTTACCCCACGGGTCCCCGAATCACGATGGGGTAAGCTCATGGCGTTAAAATCGCCTTATTAAAGAAAAGAACCTGCAAACACCAAAAACGCACCCTTCGCGCAATATCATTCAAAAACATAGAGTTATGCGCGCGCGCGTGCCAAAAATGAGCGAGATAAGCCCgaatataaccacaattgtgGGCTTATCACTTTTCCAGTCCATGACTGCTTCTACTTTGCTGTCGTCGACTGAGATTCCTTTCTCTGACACTACGTGTCCCAGaaatttgacttctttcatccaGAATTTGCACTTGTTGGCCTTTGCATAAAAATGGTTGTCTCGAAGTACTTGGAGGACAATTCTCAAATGGTCTTCGTGTTATTTCTTCATTGGAGAGTATATAAGGATGTCATCGATGAACACTACTACGAATTTGTCCAAGTACGGCGTGAAAATTTGGTTCATCAGGCACATGAAAACAGCAGGAGCATTGGTTAGACCAAACGGCATGACTATGAACTCGTAGTGTCCATAACGCGTGCAGAACGCCGTCTTGAGTATGTCGCAATCCCGAATTCGCAATTGGTGATATCCAAATCTCAGATCAATCTTTGAGAAACAAGTCGACCCTCTCAGTTGGTCAAACAAGTCGTCTATTCTGGGTAGAGGATATCGGTTCTTGATGGTAACTTTGTTGAGTTGGCGGTAGTCGATACAGAGTCGAagcgttccttctttctttttgacgaaAAGCGCTGGAGCTCCCCATGGTGAGGTACTAGGTCGGATAAAACCCTTCTCTAAGAGTTCCTGCAATTGTGTTTTCAACTCTCGTAATTCTGCTGGAGCCATTCGATACGGGGCCATCGAAATTGGAGCCGTGCCGAGTTGCAGCTCGATGGTGAAATCTAATTCTCTTGGTGGCGGTAATCCTGGTAATTCTTCTGAAAATACGTCCTCGTACTCGCAGATGACGTGAGGGAGGCCCAACTCCATTCGGTCCGTTTCCTCCAATGTGAGACTCGCTAACCATCCAGCAAGCTTCCTATGCCACTTCGTTTTGTATGCGTGGGGTGCAGAAGGgtcttgtctatcccccttaaacttgAAACTCGTTCCATCTGGTGCATAGGTTGTCACCATCTTtcgatggcagtctatgacagCTCGGTGTGCAGTTAACCAGTCCATCCCGAGTATGACGTCAAAGTCCGTCATTTCGATTACTTGTAAGTCGTATGTTAACCGCAGGTTCGATACTTTTAGTTCGCACCCTTTACAGATTAGTACTATCAGAATCTTACCCCCTAGTGGTGAGGTCACATGCATAGTTGTCTTTAGAGGTTCAGTTTCTAATTCAAGTGTAGATACACATATGGCAGATATGAATGAGTGCGaagctccagaatcaaatagtGCTTGAACACATGTAGTAAAAAGAGTGAGGGTACCTTGGATTACTGCAGGGTCCATCTCCTCTTCTGTTCCTTGCAGTGCAAACACTCTTCCAGCATTGGGCTGGATTGGCCCGTTTGATCCTCTGTTCTGAAAAGGGCGAGTTGGCGGTTGGTTCCACCCACCACGAGGCTGGTTCTGTCCCTCGGGTTGGTTACCATTCCAAACCGGCCTAGCttgattctgattctgatttccaAGTCCTGTAGTCCTGACCTGATTTTGCGGCGGTCCTCCATAGTTTCCAGCGCCGTTCCACTTAGGACAATTCCTCCTTATATGTCCCTCCTCTAGGCAGTAATAAC is a window encoding:
- the LOC131317519 gene encoding uncharacterized protein LOC131317519 — protein: MTVTQYAARFEELSRYGTKIIPTDDDKARKFEWGLNETRRAVVAQTLPTYSQVVQCALKMERESLDFKTRREQKKAISIVGGPIRTNLTNREEGHIRRNCPKWNGAGNYGGPPQNQVRTTGLGNQNQNQARPVWNGNQPEGQNQPRGGWNQPPTRPFQNRGSNGPIQPNAGRVFALQGTEEEMDPAVIQGTLTLFTTCVQALFDSGASHSFISAICVSTLELETEPLKTTMHVTSPLGGKILIVLICKGCELKVSNLRLTYDLQVIEMTDFDVILGMDWLTAHRAVIDCHRKMVTTYAPDGTSFKFKGDRQDPSAPHAYKTKWHRKLAGWLASLTLEETDRMELGLPHVICEYEDVFSEELPGLPPPRELDFTIELQLGTAPISMAPYRMAPAELRELKTQLQELLEKGFIRPSTSPWGAPALFVKKKEGTLRLCIDYRQLNKVTIKNRYPLPRIDDLFDQLRGSTCFSKIDLRFGYHQLRIRDCDILKTAFCTRYGHYEFIVMPFGLTNAPAVFMCLMNQIFTPYLDKFVVVFIDDILIYSPMKK